One genomic window of Pelmatolapia mariae isolate MD_Pm_ZW linkage group LG5, Pm_UMD_F_2, whole genome shotgun sequence includes the following:
- the ecm2 gene encoding extracellular matrix protein 2 isoform X1 has translation MRWWLVVASLWLLVALTIPDAEARNRPRNQNGEILRGRRRRKDGQGFGRARAGRTRPLKIRLVPGPSIPVVPVEGNALLLQPYKNIQEQHATYNVIPGKQGQCVYQGLTMFDQAVWSPKPCVTCLCTGGRVVCDESTCPEIHCHFPFTPAGECCPVCMEPEPDLSLDISGDSPVPNDPSDVVTPLTQEEIQKILWREAEQHREEEERVKKKEEARRKRRKQRKEQEEKQRKIAEEMRKQEEEALRLQEEKELEEWSRQVDEEQKRRQEEEEDRRQKEEAEREARERERKLEEERKKQEEMLREELLDLVEKEKERHEEENERREEENERHEEEIERREEENERREEEIERREEENERREEENERHEEENERREEENERREEEKEEQEEEVWLRGDVFQMLPKEPEEPEEPDLLPAPIPRPPVATEEEQVETEEMEEGEDREIIAVNRGGLPPGCDISDVTATCENAKLTHFPPLAIPELKSLSLEGNSISSIPADAFNGIPNLEWINLKKNKLTSAGIDAKAFKGLKKLTRLYLDGNLLDVVPSDLPPTLQELKINENRLRGIDENSFQDLSSLVILELEGNLLSEGNVDPLAFAPLIQLSYLRLGRNHFRTVPQGLPKSLLELYLENNLIEEISETVFNQTSNLNIVSLRHNKLEETRIAPLAWINHRNLESIDLSYNKLYMVPSYLPRSLVHLVLLGNNIERIPGYVFAHMQPGLEYLYLSYNKLDGEGTEPESFFGAYHSLVELCLDHNQLVVVPSGINEMTNLHFLRLDNNMIRSIPDEAICDPNHSGDSTLVAVRLENNYIDPQKISPMAFSCVRSASSVVLKPQKTK, from the exons ATGAGGTGGTGGCTGGTGGTGGCCAGTCTGTGGCTGCTGGTGGCCTTGACCATCCCTGATGCTGAGGCCAGAAACCGACCACGAAACCAGAATGGTGAGATTCttagagggaggaggaggaggaaggatgGACAAG GTTTTGGCCGGGCTAGAGCGGGGCGAACTAGACCTCTGAAGATCAGACTGGTTCCTGGTCCAAGCATCCCAGTGGTGCCTGTAGAAGGAAATGCTCTTCTCCTACAACCCTATAAGAACATCCAAGAACAGCACGCCACCTACAACGTCATCCCAG GTAAGCAGGGCCAGTGTGTGTACCAGGGTCTGACCATGTTTGACCAGGCCGTCTGGTCCCCAAAGCCCTGTGTGACTTGTCTGTGTACCGGAGGGCGGGTGGTTTGTGATGAGAGCACCTGTCCCGAAATACACTGTCATTTCCCCTTCACCCCTGCGGGCGAGTGCTGCCCTGTCTGCATGGAGCCAG AACCTGACCTCAGCCTTGACATTTCTGGTGACTCCCCAGTTCCCAATGACCCCAGTGATGTCGTGACTCCACTGACCCAAGAGGAGATCCAGAAAATCCTCTGGAGGGAGGCAGAGCAGCATCGTGAGGAGGAAGAACGCgtgaagaagaaggaggaagcgagaagaaagagaaggaagcaaaggaaagagcaggaggagaaacagagaaagaTAGCTGAGGAGATGAgaaagcaggaggaggaggcactGAGGCTGCAGGAAGAAAAGGAACTGGAGGAGTGGAGCAGGCAGGTAGATGAGGAGCAAAAGAGgaggcaggaggaagaggaagataggagacagaaggaggaagcagagagagaagcaagagagagggaaaggaagCTAGAGGAGGAAAGGAAAAAGCAGGAGGAGATGCTGAGGGAAGAACTTTTGGATTTAgttgaaaaggagaaagagcGGCACGAGGAAGAGAACGAGAGGCGCGAGGAAGAGAACGAGCGGCACGAGGAAGAGATCGAGAGGCGCGAGGAAGAGAACGAGCGGCGCGAGGAAGAGATCGAGAGGCGCGAGGAAGAGAACGAGCGGCGCGAGGAAGAGAACGAGAGGCACGAGGAAGAGAACGAGAGGCGCGAGGAAGAGAACGAGAGGCGCgaggaagaaaaggaggagcaggaggaggaggtgtggctGAGAGGAGACGTGTTTCAAATGCTTCCAAAAGAACCTGAAGAACCTGAGGAACCAGACCTCCTTCCTGCTCCGATTCCAAGACCTCCAGTTGCTACAGAGGAGGAACAGGTAGAAACCGAAGAGATGGAAGAAGGGGAGGATAGGGAGATCATAGCTGTAAACAGAGGAGGCCTTCCTCCAGGCTGTGACATCTCTGACGTTACTGCCACATGTGAGAATGCCAAACTCACACACTTCCCTCCTCTGGCCATTCCTGAGCTGAAATCTCTCAGTCTGGAGG GCAACAGCATCAGCAGCATCCCAGCAGACGCCTTTAATGGAATTCCTAACCTGGAGTGGATCAacctgaagaaaaacaaacttactTCTGCAGGCATTGACGCTAAAGCCTTCAAA ggtcTGAAGAAGCTAACACGTCTGTATTTGGATGGAAACCTTTTAGACGTTGTGCCATCTGACCTTCCCCCGACCCTGCAGGAGCTGAAGATCAATGAAAACAGACTGAGAGGGATAGATGAAAACAGCTTCCAAG atTTGAGCAGCCTGGTTATTCTGGAGCTGGAAGGAAATCTGCTGAGTGAGGGGAATGTAGATCCTCTGGCCTTCGCTCCCCTAATCCAGCTTTCCTACCTCAGACTGGGGAGAAACCATTTCCGTACTGTACCACAAGGCCTTCCCAAGTCATTGCTG GAACTCTATTTGGAGAACAACCTGATTGAAGAAATCTCAGAGACAGTTTTCAATCAGACCAGCAATCTGAACATAGTTTCTTTAAGACACAACAAACTGGAGGAGACCAGGATTGCTCCACTGGCCTGGATCAACCACAG AAATTTGGAGTCCATTGACCTTTCATATAATAAGCTTTACATGGTTCCTTCATATCTACCAAGATCTCTAGTTCACTTGGTGCTCTTGGGAAACAATATTGAGAGGATACCTG GTTACGTTTTTGCCCACATGCAACCTGGTTTAGAGTACCTCTACCTCTCCTACAACAAACTGGATGGAGAGGGGACTGAACCTGAGTCGTTCTTTGGGGCCTACCATTCCCTGGTCGAACTGTGTTTGGACCACAACCAGCTGGTTGTTGTGCCATCTGGCATCAACGAAATGACcaacttacacttcctcagactcGACAATAACATGATCAG GAGTATTCCTGATGAAGCCATCTGTGACCCAAACCACAGCGGGGACTCCACCTTGGTGGCTGTAAGATTGGAAAACAACTACATCGACCCCCAAAAAATCTCACCAATGGCCTTTTCCTGTGTAAGATCTGCATCAAGTGTGGTCTTAAAGCCCCAAAAAACcaagtga
- the ecm2 gene encoding extracellular matrix protein 2 isoform X2 — protein sequence MRWWLVVASLWLLVALTIPDAEARNRPRNQNGEILRGRRRRKDGQGFGRARAGRTRPLKIRLVPGPSIPVVPVEGNALLLQPYKNIQEQHATYNVIPGKQGQCVYQGLTMFDQAVWSPKPCVTCLCTGGRVVCDESTCPEIHCHFPFTPAGECCPVCMEPVPNDPSDVVTPLTQEEIQKILWREAEQHREEEERVKKKEEARRKRRKQRKEQEEKQRKIAEEMRKQEEEALRLQEEKELEEWSRQVDEEQKRRQEEEEDRRQKEEAEREARERERKLEEERKKQEEMLREELLDLVEKEKERHEEENERREEENERHEEEIERREEENERREEEIERREEENERREEENERHEEENERREEENERREEEKEEQEEEVWLRGDVFQMLPKEPEEPEEPDLLPAPIPRPPVATEEEQVETEEMEEGEDREIIAVNRGGLPPGCDISDVTATCENAKLTHFPPLAIPELKSLSLEGNSISSIPADAFNGIPNLEWINLKKNKLTSAGIDAKAFKGLKKLTRLYLDGNLLDVVPSDLPPTLQELKINENRLRGIDENSFQDLSSLVILELEGNLLSEGNVDPLAFAPLIQLSYLRLGRNHFRTVPQGLPKSLLELYLENNLIEEISETVFNQTSNLNIVSLRHNKLEETRIAPLAWINHRNLESIDLSYNKLYMVPSYLPRSLVHLVLLGNNIERIPGYVFAHMQPGLEYLYLSYNKLDGEGTEPESFFGAYHSLVELCLDHNQLVVVPSGINEMTNLHFLRLDNNMIRSIPDEAICDPNHSGDSTLVAVRLENNYIDPQKISPMAFSCVRSASSVVLKPQKTK from the exons ATGAGGTGGTGGCTGGTGGTGGCCAGTCTGTGGCTGCTGGTGGCCTTGACCATCCCTGATGCTGAGGCCAGAAACCGACCACGAAACCAGAATGGTGAGATTCttagagggaggaggaggaggaaggatgGACAAG GTTTTGGCCGGGCTAGAGCGGGGCGAACTAGACCTCTGAAGATCAGACTGGTTCCTGGTCCAAGCATCCCAGTGGTGCCTGTAGAAGGAAATGCTCTTCTCCTACAACCCTATAAGAACATCCAAGAACAGCACGCCACCTACAACGTCATCCCAG GTAAGCAGGGCCAGTGTGTGTACCAGGGTCTGACCATGTTTGACCAGGCCGTCTGGTCCCCAAAGCCCTGTGTGACTTGTCTGTGTACCGGAGGGCGGGTGGTTTGTGATGAGAGCACCTGTCCCGAAATACACTGTCATTTCCCCTTCACCCCTGCGGGCGAGTGCTGCCCTGTCTGCATGGAGCCAG TTCCCAATGACCCCAGTGATGTCGTGACTCCACTGACCCAAGAGGAGATCCAGAAAATCCTCTGGAGGGAGGCAGAGCAGCATCGTGAGGAGGAAGAACGCgtgaagaagaaggaggaagcgagaagaaagagaaggaagcaaaggaaagagcaggaggagaaacagagaaagaTAGCTGAGGAGATGAgaaagcaggaggaggaggcactGAGGCTGCAGGAAGAAAAGGAACTGGAGGAGTGGAGCAGGCAGGTAGATGAGGAGCAAAAGAGgaggcaggaggaagaggaagataggagacagaaggaggaagcagagagagaagcaagagagagggaaaggaagCTAGAGGAGGAAAGGAAAAAGCAGGAGGAGATGCTGAGGGAAGAACTTTTGGATTTAgttgaaaaggagaaagagcGGCACGAGGAAGAGAACGAGAGGCGCGAGGAAGAGAACGAGCGGCACGAGGAAGAGATCGAGAGGCGCGAGGAAGAGAACGAGCGGCGCGAGGAAGAGATCGAGAGGCGCGAGGAAGAGAACGAGCGGCGCGAGGAAGAGAACGAGAGGCACGAGGAAGAGAACGAGAGGCGCGAGGAAGAGAACGAGAGGCGCgaggaagaaaaggaggagcaggaggaggaggtgtggctGAGAGGAGACGTGTTTCAAATGCTTCCAAAAGAACCTGAAGAACCTGAGGAACCAGACCTCCTTCCTGCTCCGATTCCAAGACCTCCAGTTGCTACAGAGGAGGAACAGGTAGAAACCGAAGAGATGGAAGAAGGGGAGGATAGGGAGATCATAGCTGTAAACAGAGGAGGCCTTCCTCCAGGCTGTGACATCTCTGACGTTACTGCCACATGTGAGAATGCCAAACTCACACACTTCCCTCCTCTGGCCATTCCTGAGCTGAAATCTCTCAGTCTGGAGG GCAACAGCATCAGCAGCATCCCAGCAGACGCCTTTAATGGAATTCCTAACCTGGAGTGGATCAacctgaagaaaaacaaacttactTCTGCAGGCATTGACGCTAAAGCCTTCAAA ggtcTGAAGAAGCTAACACGTCTGTATTTGGATGGAAACCTTTTAGACGTTGTGCCATCTGACCTTCCCCCGACCCTGCAGGAGCTGAAGATCAATGAAAACAGACTGAGAGGGATAGATGAAAACAGCTTCCAAG atTTGAGCAGCCTGGTTATTCTGGAGCTGGAAGGAAATCTGCTGAGTGAGGGGAATGTAGATCCTCTGGCCTTCGCTCCCCTAATCCAGCTTTCCTACCTCAGACTGGGGAGAAACCATTTCCGTACTGTACCACAAGGCCTTCCCAAGTCATTGCTG GAACTCTATTTGGAGAACAACCTGATTGAAGAAATCTCAGAGACAGTTTTCAATCAGACCAGCAATCTGAACATAGTTTCTTTAAGACACAACAAACTGGAGGAGACCAGGATTGCTCCACTGGCCTGGATCAACCACAG AAATTTGGAGTCCATTGACCTTTCATATAATAAGCTTTACATGGTTCCTTCATATCTACCAAGATCTCTAGTTCACTTGGTGCTCTTGGGAAACAATATTGAGAGGATACCTG GTTACGTTTTTGCCCACATGCAACCTGGTTTAGAGTACCTCTACCTCTCCTACAACAAACTGGATGGAGAGGGGACTGAACCTGAGTCGTTCTTTGGGGCCTACCATTCCCTGGTCGAACTGTGTTTGGACCACAACCAGCTGGTTGTTGTGCCATCTGGCATCAACGAAATGACcaacttacacttcctcagactcGACAATAACATGATCAG GAGTATTCCTGATGAAGCCATCTGTGACCCAAACCACAGCGGGGACTCCACCTTGGTGGCTGTAAGATTGGAAAACAACTACATCGACCCCCAAAAAATCTCACCAATGGCCTTTTCCTGTGTAAGATCTGCATCAAGTGTGGTCTTAAAGCCCCAAAAAACcaagtga
- the ecm2 gene encoding extracellular matrix protein 2 isoform X3, with amino-acid sequence MRWWLVVASLWLLVALTIPDAEARNRPRNQNGEILRGRRRRKDGQGFGRARAGRTRPLKIRLVPGPSIPVVPVEGNALLLQPYKNIQEQHATYNVIPVPNDPSDVVTPLTQEEIQKILWREAEQHREEEERVKKKEEARRKRRKQRKEQEEKQRKIAEEMRKQEEEALRLQEEKELEEWSRQVDEEQKRRQEEEEDRRQKEEAEREARERERKLEEERKKQEEMLREELLDLVEKEKERHEEENERREEENERHEEEIERREEENERREEEIERREEENERREEENERHEEENERREEENERREEEKEEQEEEVWLRGDVFQMLPKEPEEPEEPDLLPAPIPRPPVATEEEQVETEEMEEGEDREIIAVNRGGLPPGCDISDVTATCENAKLTHFPPLAIPELKSLSLEGNSISSIPADAFNGIPNLEWINLKKNKLTSAGIDAKAFKGLKKLTRLYLDGNLLDVVPSDLPPTLQELKINENRLRGIDENSFQDLSSLVILELEGNLLSEGNVDPLAFAPLIQLSYLRLGRNHFRTVPQGLPKSLLELYLENNLIEEISETVFNQTSNLNIVSLRHNKLEETRIAPLAWINHRNLESIDLSYNKLYMVPSYLPRSLVHLVLLGNNIERIPGYVFAHMQPGLEYLYLSYNKLDGEGTEPESFFGAYHSLVELCLDHNQLVVVPSGINEMTNLHFLRLDNNMIRSIPDEAICDPNHSGDSTLVAVRLENNYIDPQKISPMAFSCVRSASSVVLKPQKTK; translated from the exons ATGAGGTGGTGGCTGGTGGTGGCCAGTCTGTGGCTGCTGGTGGCCTTGACCATCCCTGATGCTGAGGCCAGAAACCGACCACGAAACCAGAATGGTGAGATTCttagagggaggaggaggaggaaggatgGACAAG GTTTTGGCCGGGCTAGAGCGGGGCGAACTAGACCTCTGAAGATCAGACTGGTTCCTGGTCCAAGCATCCCAGTGGTGCCTGTAGAAGGAAATGCTCTTCTCCTACAACCCTATAAGAACATCCAAGAACAGCACGCCACCTACAACGTCATCCCAG TTCCCAATGACCCCAGTGATGTCGTGACTCCACTGACCCAAGAGGAGATCCAGAAAATCCTCTGGAGGGAGGCAGAGCAGCATCGTGAGGAGGAAGAACGCgtgaagaagaaggaggaagcgagaagaaagagaaggaagcaaaggaaagagcaggaggagaaacagagaaagaTAGCTGAGGAGATGAgaaagcaggaggaggaggcactGAGGCTGCAGGAAGAAAAGGAACTGGAGGAGTGGAGCAGGCAGGTAGATGAGGAGCAAAAGAGgaggcaggaggaagaggaagataggagacagaaggaggaagcagagagagaagcaagagagagggaaaggaagCTAGAGGAGGAAAGGAAAAAGCAGGAGGAGATGCTGAGGGAAGAACTTTTGGATTTAgttgaaaaggagaaagagcGGCACGAGGAAGAGAACGAGAGGCGCGAGGAAGAGAACGAGCGGCACGAGGAAGAGATCGAGAGGCGCGAGGAAGAGAACGAGCGGCGCGAGGAAGAGATCGAGAGGCGCGAGGAAGAGAACGAGCGGCGCGAGGAAGAGAACGAGAGGCACGAGGAAGAGAACGAGAGGCGCGAGGAAGAGAACGAGAGGCGCgaggaagaaaaggaggagcaggaggaggaggtgtggctGAGAGGAGACGTGTTTCAAATGCTTCCAAAAGAACCTGAAGAACCTGAGGAACCAGACCTCCTTCCTGCTCCGATTCCAAGACCTCCAGTTGCTACAGAGGAGGAACAGGTAGAAACCGAAGAGATGGAAGAAGGGGAGGATAGGGAGATCATAGCTGTAAACAGAGGAGGCCTTCCTCCAGGCTGTGACATCTCTGACGTTACTGCCACATGTGAGAATGCCAAACTCACACACTTCCCTCCTCTGGCCATTCCTGAGCTGAAATCTCTCAGTCTGGAGG GCAACAGCATCAGCAGCATCCCAGCAGACGCCTTTAATGGAATTCCTAACCTGGAGTGGATCAacctgaagaaaaacaaacttactTCTGCAGGCATTGACGCTAAAGCCTTCAAA ggtcTGAAGAAGCTAACACGTCTGTATTTGGATGGAAACCTTTTAGACGTTGTGCCATCTGACCTTCCCCCGACCCTGCAGGAGCTGAAGATCAATGAAAACAGACTGAGAGGGATAGATGAAAACAGCTTCCAAG atTTGAGCAGCCTGGTTATTCTGGAGCTGGAAGGAAATCTGCTGAGTGAGGGGAATGTAGATCCTCTGGCCTTCGCTCCCCTAATCCAGCTTTCCTACCTCAGACTGGGGAGAAACCATTTCCGTACTGTACCACAAGGCCTTCCCAAGTCATTGCTG GAACTCTATTTGGAGAACAACCTGATTGAAGAAATCTCAGAGACAGTTTTCAATCAGACCAGCAATCTGAACATAGTTTCTTTAAGACACAACAAACTGGAGGAGACCAGGATTGCTCCACTGGCCTGGATCAACCACAG AAATTTGGAGTCCATTGACCTTTCATATAATAAGCTTTACATGGTTCCTTCATATCTACCAAGATCTCTAGTTCACTTGGTGCTCTTGGGAAACAATATTGAGAGGATACCTG GTTACGTTTTTGCCCACATGCAACCTGGTTTAGAGTACCTCTACCTCTCCTACAACAAACTGGATGGAGAGGGGACTGAACCTGAGTCGTTCTTTGGGGCCTACCATTCCCTGGTCGAACTGTGTTTGGACCACAACCAGCTGGTTGTTGTGCCATCTGGCATCAACGAAATGACcaacttacacttcctcagactcGACAATAACATGATCAG GAGTATTCCTGATGAAGCCATCTGTGACCCAAACCACAGCGGGGACTCCACCTTGGTGGCTGTAAGATTGGAAAACAACTACATCGACCCCCAAAAAATCTCACCAATGGCCTTTTCCTGTGTAAGATCTGCATCAAGTGTGGTCTTAAAGCCCCAAAAAACcaagtga